A single Spirochaetota bacterium DNA region contains:
- a CDS encoding amidohydrolase family protein, whose translation MAACPVIDAHAHLWERIDGLIDGTRIRHIGGGRTTFPGGIRQMMPALMHDGKNTAERFLAAMDAAGVAGAVITQEYIDGIQNDYLRSVRRKYPARLRVCGMAEFRRPGYLSTVGRLIKAGFDGIKIPAQRLASLSPRVLLTSDEMMRALKLMEKNDIFLSIDLADGDTQVPEMEEIIREFPKLRIAIGHFGMVTRDGWLSQIRLARHENVVVESGGITWLFHKEAYPFRGAVRAIREAADLVGIGKIMWGSDYPRTMTAITYRMSFDFILKSGFNELESCSFLGGNASRFYRFAPPETPAVKSILED comes from the coding sequence ATGGCCGCCTGTCCTGTCATCGACGCACATGCGCATCTTTGGGAACGCATCGACGGCTTGATCGACGGTACGAGGATACGCCACATCGGCGGCGGGAGAACGACATTCCCCGGCGGCATTCGCCAGATGATGCCCGCGCTCATGCACGACGGAAAAAATACCGCCGAGCGATTCCTTGCAGCGATGGATGCCGCGGGAGTTGCCGGGGCTGTCATCACGCAGGAATACATCGACGGGATACAGAACGATTATCTTCGCTCCGTTCGCCGAAAATACCCCGCGCGCCTGCGCGTCTGCGGAATGGCGGAATTCCGCCGCCCCGGATATCTTTCAACGGTGGGACGGCTCATCAAAGCGGGTTTCGACGGGATAAAGATCCCCGCACAGCGCCTTGCATCGTTATCTCCTCGCGTCCTGCTTACTTCGGATGAGATGATGCGTGCTTTAAAATTAATGGAAAAGAACGATATATTCCTTTCCATCGATCTCGCCGACGGGGATACGCAGGTCCCGGAAATGGAGGAAATAATACGCGAATTCCCGAAGTTGAGGATCGCCATCGGCCATTTCGGCATGGTAACGCGAGACGGATGGCTTTCGCAGATACGCCTCGCACGCCATGAGAACGTCGTGGTAGAATCGGGCGGGATAACCTGGCTCTTCCACAAAGAAGCCTATCCCTTCAGAGGTGCGGTACGCGCTATACGCGAAGCCGCAGACCTGGTCGGCATCGGCAAGATCATGTGGGGCTCGGACTATCCGCGGACTATGACGGCGATAACCTATCGCATGTCATTCGATTTCATCCTCAAGAGCGGCTTTAACGAATTGGAATCATGTTCATTCCTCGGAGGCAATGCTTCCCGATTCTATCGATTCGCCCCGCCGGAGACACCCGCAGTAAAGAGCATCCTTGAGGATTGA
- a CDS encoding zinc-binding alcohol dehydrogenase family protein: MKAVHITGPGTIAIVDIPAPKPKSGEALLKILYCGICGSDVQTYTGNQPFASYPRIPGHEFSARIEAIGTNDRGLTEGMIVTAVPYFNCGACHPCRTGRKNCCEKNETMGVQRDGCFAEYIVMPVDHIIDGKSLSPKTLSLIEPFSISAHAISRGGVRANDNVLVIGTGPIGMFAVIAAKRIGARVHAADVFDDRLSMARSLGADGVINTKNDVLKERVAALTDGAGMDVCVEAAGLPETFLAAIDAAAFSGTLILIGNGKRETTFNHSILLKKELSVFGSRNSLNDFPPLIDAVASGRTVIDRLITDVYPFSDAVSAFERLRNNDGSTAKVLVSFE; this comes from the coding sequence ATGAAAGCAGTACATATCACCGGACCGGGGACGATAGCCATCGTCGATATACCGGCGCCAAAGCCGAAGAGCGGCGAGGCGCTGCTCAAGATACTCTACTGCGGTATATGCGGATCCGATGTGCAGACCTATACCGGCAATCAGCCGTTCGCGAGCTATCCGCGCATACCGGGGCATGAATTCTCGGCACGCATCGAAGCGATCGGAACGAACGACCGCGGTCTTACCGAAGGGATGATCGTCACCGCTGTTCCCTATTTTAATTGCGGCGCATGCCATCCCTGCCGTACCGGCAGAAAGAACTGCTGCGAGAAGAACGAGACGATGGGCGTTCAGCGCGACGGCTGTTTCGCCGAATATATCGTCATGCCCGTCGACCACATTATCGACGGCAAAAGCCTTTCGCCGAAGACGCTCTCGCTCATAGAACCGTTCTCGATAAGCGCGCATGCCATTTCGCGCGGAGGCGTACGGGCGAACGACAATGTGCTCGTCATCGGCACCGGACCGATAGGGATGTTCGCCGTCATCGCGGCAAAGCGTATCGGCGCGCGCGTCCATGCCGCCGATGTCTTCGACGATCGCCTTTCGATGGCACGTTCGCTCGGCGCCGACGGCGTCATCAATACGAAGAACGATGTCCTTAAGGAACGCGTCGCCGCGCTTACCGATGGCGCGGGCATGGACGTATGCGTAGAAGCAGCGGGCTTACCGGAAACATTCCTCGCCGCCATCGATGCGGCAGCGTTTTCCGGCACGCTCATTCTCATCGGCAACGGCAAACGCGAAACGACGTTCAATCATTCGATACTTCTCAAAAAGGAACTTTCCGTGTTCGGCTCGCGCAACAGTCTCAACGACTTCCCTCCCCTCATCGACGCGGTGGCATCCGGCCGCACCGTGATCGACCGATTGATCACCGATGTGTATCCGTTCTCCGACGCCGTTTCGGCGTTCGAACGCCTCAGGAACAACGATGGGAGTACGGCAAAAGTGCTGGTGTCATTCGAATGA
- a CDS encoding cation diffusion facilitator family transporter — MIRFILKRLIPGYTRTGDADVRLRYLYVHHVSLIGFGIMLGVIRFVTGIVANSAALVADGVHAWASVVPPSVQFFSPHTRLVGAHETFKTERVRRVVLFSIAFVLIITGVEFGKASLERILTPQPVAANIVAIAVIAAVVCVNLWLSFFAASLGSVLGTQSARTATLNARRDTVITAIVLVGFLLRLFGVQSIIDGVMGLILSGVIIYNGFDIAKESIFSMRGESPDGAFLDAIRSAAQGVPGILGIHSIAVHTYGKKSIVSFDADIDDSMSFTAATSTCDAAESLLEKKLSVRAIIRPRPVSTAAGDVAHLREDVERVTRHMSEVSAVTRVRIEGDAESGVFHCALTLDRSTIPERADEIRTRIEREMLGKHPKLRVVIETADRR; from the coding sequence ATGATTCGGTTCATCCTTAAGCGGCTCATACCGGGATATACACGAACAGGCGATGCCGATGTACGCCTGCGGTATCTCTATGTGCATCATGTGTCGCTCATCGGCTTCGGCATCATGCTCGGGGTGATCCGTTTCGTTACGGGTATCGTTGCGAATTCGGCTGCGCTCGTCGCCGATGGGGTGCACGCCTGGGCGTCCGTGGTGCCGCCGTCCGTACAGTTCTTTTCCCCGCATACGCGGCTCGTCGGTGCCCATGAGACGTTCAAGACCGAACGAGTGCGGCGTGTAGTGCTCTTCAGCATCGCGTTCGTCCTTATCATCACCGGGGTCGAATTCGGCAAGGCGTCGCTCGAACGCATACTGACGCCGCAGCCGGTAGCGGCGAACATCGTCGCCATTGCGGTCATCGCCGCGGTCGTCTGCGTCAATCTCTGGCTTTCGTTCTTCGCGGCATCATTGGGCTCGGTGCTCGGTACGCAGAGCGCCCGGACGGCCACGCTCAACGCGCGCCGTGATACGGTGATAACCGCCATCGTGCTCGTGGGCTTTCTCCTTCGGCTTTTCGGCGTACAGTCGATCATCGACGGCGTCATGGGGCTCATACTCTCGGGTGTGATCATCTATAACGGTTTTGACATCGCCAAGGAATCGATATTCTCCATGCGCGGCGAATCGCCGGATGGTGCGTTCCTCGATGCGATACGCAGCGCCGCCCAGGGCGTCCCGGGCATTCTCGGCATACATTCGATAGCCGTGCATACGTACGGGAAGAAGAGTATCGTTTCCTTCGATGCCGATATCGACGACTCCATGTCGTTCACGGCGGCGACGAGCACGTGCGATGCGGCAGAGTCGCTGCTTGAGAAAAAGCTGTCGGTCAGGGCGATAATCCGTCCGCGCCCGGTGTCGACCGCGGCGGGCGATGTCGCTCACCTCAGGGAGGATGTGGAGCGTGTTACGCGGCATATGAGCGAGGTGTCCGCAGTGACGCGCGTACGCATCGAAGGCGATGCCGAAAGCGGTGTCTTCCATTGCGCACTGACGCTGGACAGGTCCACTATTCCCGAACGTGCCGATGAGATCCGCACGCGTATCGAGCGCGAGATGCTCGGGAAACATCCGAAGCTTCGCGTGGTCATTGAAACGGCAGATCGCCGCTGA
- a CDS encoding LacI family DNA-binding transcriptional regulator, whose product MASRREKHPYMLVKDRIKDMARRGIVAPGQAVPSVRHMMRVTGLSAVTVQRAYTELKQEGVLFSRHGAGYFIADKKKRSSIVEIFLPSEHLTLYLLFLQGAHAAAAKAGLTLRLHDLDTDKLAWGRETMRLLSDAKREGSSVIFIQEAFNDVRERCRDTAISSPFVTVEWMLPGAAAVVNDYERSAAMGLEYLVKKRSAKRILVLTGRENQYNAQLKLKGIREAAERLSIADIDYRATDFDAYSAYHEAKRYLKNARPHAVFCANDYEAIGVCGALTEAGLLPGKGVAVLGYGNFIDKATSHFPITTIDQRWRDMGEKAVDMIAAKVRGEAFVPVMEIPARFVNGAT is encoded by the coding sequence ATGGCCTCACGTAGAGAAAAACACCCGTACATGCTCGTAAAAGACCGCATCAAAGACATGGCCAGGCGCGGCATCGTCGCCCCCGGACAAGCCGTGCCTTCGGTGCGCCACATGATGCGTGTGACCGGGCTCTCGGCAGTTACCGTACAGCGCGCATACACGGAACTCAAGCAGGAGGGCGTCCTCTTCTCGCGGCACGGCGCCGGATATTTCATCGCGGATAAGAAGAAGCGTTCAAGCATCGTGGAGATATTCCTCCCGTCGGAGCATCTCACGCTGTATCTCCTCTTCCTGCAGGGCGCGCACGCCGCCGCTGCGAAAGCGGGTCTTACGCTCCGTCTCCATGACCTTGATACCGATAAGCTTGCCTGGGGGCGTGAGACGATGCGCCTTCTTTCCGACGCGAAACGTGAAGGGTCCAGCGTCATTTTCATACAGGAAGCGTTCAACGATGTCAGGGAGCGCTGCAGGGATACCGCGATTTCATCGCCGTTCGTGACCGTGGAGTGGATGCTCCCGGGTGCCGCCGCCGTTGTCAACGATTATGAGCGATCGGCGGCGATGGGGCTCGAGTATCTTGTGAAAAAGCGTTCGGCAAAGCGCATCCTTGTGCTCACGGGAAGAGAGAATCAGTACAATGCACAGCTGAAGCTGAAGGGCATTCGGGAAGCAGCAGAACGTCTCTCCATTGCCGATATCGATTATCGCGCTACCGATTTCGATGCCTATTCGGCGTACCATGAAGCCAAGCGCTATCTGAAGAACGCCCGCCCTCACGCCGTTTTCTGCGCGAACGATTACGAAGCCATCGGCGTGTGCGGGGCGCTCACCGAAGCAGGGCTGCTCCCCGGCAAGGGAGTCGCCGTGCTCGGCTACGGAAATTTCATCGACAAAGCGACATCGCATTTCCCGATAACGACCATCGATCAGCGATGGCGCGACATGGGCGAAAAAGCGGTGGATATGATAGCGGCGAAGGTCCGCGGGGAAGCCTTTGTACCGGTCATGGAAATACCGGCCCGATTCGTGAACGGCGCGACGTAG